GGAATTTTTGAAGCCTGGGCCGCTGCCATATCTTTATAAAGGACCAAGCTGCCTTTTTCCAGATAAGCAGTCTGGTCCAACGGGATTCTAAGAATTTTTGTCCCGTCGTAGCAGTGTGTAACCATGGTGCCGGCGGTATCGTCCCAGCTGTAATCCAATCCAACAGGAAGACTGATTCGCGTAAAAATGGAAAATGTCCTTGCGTAGGATGGGAAATTGTGGTTTTGTTTCACTGAATCACTCGTTGATTCATTTCCTGAATAGAAACCTACGTACCCGCTTGAATAGACAAAAGAACATTGGGTTTTATAGGCAGTATATTCGGGAGATGATGGCAATTCTGATCTGCTTCCGGTACCAATCTGCTTTTCAATTTTAATAAGTCCCCATGTTTTATTTTCAATGAGGGGCAGGACTTCGTCTTTATTTATAACAATGTCCTTTTCATCTTCTTTGGTAAGTTCTTTATCTGTGCAGGCAAAATTTACTACAAGTAATATCATTACCCAATAGTAGCGCATCAAGATTTTCATACAGTAGAATTTTTCATGAATAATAAATAAGATTAATCTTTTATTACGTAGAACTACAAATATGAAGAGGGATAATCGTGTTTGTAAATTTAGGAAAAAATGTTACAAATATTATAATTGACTGTACAATTATTTTGATATTCTTGTAGAATATTCGCTAGTGATACCTTAAAATCTGGACAAATCTGGACAGATTTAAAAGGAAGTCTTAATAACCACCTGTAAAATGTTGTTACGCATATTGGTTTCCTTTTCAATCTGGTAGCGAAACATATACCCAATTTCAAGATCAATATTTTCGGTGAACCGATAACCCGGGCCCGCATACGATCTGTTTTGGTCGAAAAAATGATTATTTACCTGATCTTTTCCCTGAACGTTTAAAAACAATTCATTTTGTACAGAAAGATATATTCCTTTTGTAAAAAGGGGATTTGTAAAAAGCGGTATTTGTGCCTGAACGTAATATCTGAAACGCTGTGCAAAGGCTTTGCTGTTATTTTGATCAAGAAATCGCTGTTCATATCTGAACCTGTTTGTGATTTCTGTCTTCTGTATCTCATTTTCTATCTGAAACTGCTCAAATATCCGGTGCTCAGGTTCATATATTTTGTGCTCGCTCTCTTTGTCCCAAGTGCCGAAATAAGTATAGCCAACTGTAACGGTCTGGTTATCTGCAATTTTATAACCGATTCCCGGACGGATCAATAAAGTATTGACATACTCAGATTTATCGGCAGTACGTACCTGAACATCAGCACTAAACTGCCATCTTTCAGAAATCTTTTGCTGATGGGACCAGAAAAGCCAGCCATTGTGCTCGATTGTCTGTGCATAACTTTGCTGAAAGCCAAACAACAGAAGACATTTTAAAAGAGCACAACTAACTTTACAAGGTTTCATGATATAGATTTTCAATATTACAAGCTATATCTGTGCCAGGCTTTTGTCGTTAAAAAGGGTGTCTGAAAAAGCTAATGTTTCCTCAGTTTTAGATTAAGTTGTGTTTCTCATTGCACAGGCAGGCGATGAGAACAAAGCATAAAGCTGTCACCGCTGCAACTGTCCTGATCAAATGAAGCCGGTTCCACGGTTGTTCAAAATTTAATCATTGGGTCGCTATTTCCTGAATACTTGCTGAATTAATATCAAATGCAGCCAAGGCATTATTCAACGGCACATTACCAAAAATGGTGACACCAAAT
The nucleotide sequence above comes from Dyadobacter subterraneus. Encoded proteins:
- a CDS encoding DUF2490 domain-containing protein encodes the protein MKPCKVSCALLKCLLLFGFQQSYAQTIEHNGWLFWSHQQKISERWQFSADVQVRTADKSEYVNTLLIRPGIGYKIADNQTVTVGYTYFGTWDKESEHKIYEPEHRIFEQFQIENEIQKTEITNRFRYEQRFLDQNNSKAFAQRFRYYVQAQIPLFTNPLFTKGIYLSVQNELFLNVQGKDQVNNHFFDQNRSYAGPGYRFTENIDLEIGYMFRYQIEKETNMRNNILQVVIKTSF